The genomic interval GTTTTTAGACATCGTTTCATCACCTCTCCAACCACGAAACCCAATACAAAAAAGCAAGATAAAGATCAATTAGGAGGCGAAATCAAAGACCACATGATAGAGCCATTGACCTTACTATTGCTTCATGGTACAGGTGGAAATGAAGATGATTTGATACCAATTGGTCAGAAGATATGTCCTTCAGCTTCCCTATTAAGTCCTAGAGGAAAAGTATTGGAAAATGGTATGCCTAGGTTTTTTAAAAGATTATCCGAAGGAGTATTTGACATGGAGGATTTGAAGTATAGGACTACAGAATTGGCTGATTTTTTAAAAGAGGCATCAAAAGTTTATAGTTTTGATTTAAGTAAAACAATTGCGGTAGGATTTTCTAATGGTGCAAATATTGCTACCAGTGTTCTTATTTCTTATCCGAAATTACTAGCAGGAGCAATCCTTTTTAGAGCAATGGTTCCTTTCGTTCCAGACAGCTCTCTTGACTTAACGGAGAAAAAGGTGTTTTTGTCCGCTGGTAGATTTGACCCCATGGTATCTGAGAACCAAACAATGGATCTATTTGAAATACTAAAGAAAAATAAAGCACAGGTTTTACTAAAATGGCAACAATCAGGACATAACCTTATAGAAGCAGATATAATCGATTCTAAATATTGGATAACTGAAAACTTTTATTAAACCACTGTTTTTTTTATTCCAATGGTTAATTCATTATTACATATTACTAATTTTAATATCTCATTAAAAATGGTGTAAATCTGAAGCCTATAGTGGTATGGCTTCTTTTCTTCGATTTTCTAGCTCATTGATCCCCTCTTGAGCAATTTGAAAGTTTTCACCATCAGAAGAGTAGATAAGACTTTGAGCTATCAGATCTTCAATTGCTTGATCGAATAACGGAGACATGTTGGGATCTAGTGAATCCATTAATTCACCAATATTAACCGATGGGCCACCATCTGACGCATTCTGAGTTAATAATTTATCCAACACAAAACTCTCAACATTGTGTAGGGCTCCACTGTCATCCTCATAATTGGATATTTTATCCATAATTCTAACTGCATTCTACGCTTAAATTCTTATCTTTACTTAATTCAAAGACTAAATTGAATTAGAGTGAAAATAGGCCAAATTGAGATAATAAACTGTTGCCAGACAATTTGTCGTTTTCAAATTTACCTAGTTTATCTTTGAGATAAAGTAGTATGGAAAATAAGATAAAATGTGGATAAAATATAATTTGGGTAACAGTTTAAAATATACTAATCACAGCGACAAGTCATTCGAACTCGATTAAAAAAAATATCTAGTATATTTATCATCAAGGATTCTTTCCAAATATCCACTATTGCTTGGTCCGCTCGAGTTCTACGTATATCTTAGAAGACACGGCGTAAGGTATAACTTGTTTTACCTTACTCTCAATATTGTCAATTACTGATTCTATGGTATCCGTATCCAAATTGTCTATCAAGCTTACTTCTATTGCTATTAGTACATCTTCTGGTGCAAGGTGC from Candidatus Nitrosocosmicus hydrocola carries:
- a CDS encoding alpha/beta hydrolase, which gives rise to MSELVFRHRFITSPTTKPNTKKQDKDQLGGEIKDHMIEPLTLLLLHGTGGNEDDLIPIGQKICPSASLLSPRGKVLENGMPRFFKRLSEGVFDMEDLKYRTTELADFLKEASKVYSFDLSKTIAVGFSNGANIATSVLISYPKLLAGAILFRAMVPFVPDSSLDLTEKKVFLSAGRFDPMVSENQTMDLFEILKKNKAQVLLKWQQSGHNLIEADIIDSKYWITENFY